The Kocuria turfanensis genome contains the following window.
CAGTCACCGGGAACCTCGCCGGGGGCCGGGATCTGCGCCTGGAGCAGCACGAGCAGATCGGCCGTGATCCGCTCCGCCACGAGCGGTGCGGTGAAGCCGCCGAAGGAGTGGCCGACCACCACGACGTCCTGCCGGCCGCCCACCGCCGCGACCACGGTCGCGGCGTAGTCGGACAGCCCCGCGTCGTCGTCGTCGACCGGCAGGTCCACGGCGACGACGTCGTGGCCGCGCCCCCGGAGCTCGGCGGCCACCGGACGCCAGTACCAGGAGTCGACCGCCGCGGCGTGGACCAGGGTGAAGGTGACCATGTCGAACGTCCTTCCGATTGAGGGTGGATGAGGAGGCCCGGGCCACCGGCGGGGTCTGGGCCGCGGGCGGTCGGATCAGGCGAGGGCGAGCACGAGCACCCCGACCCCGAGGGTGAGGTCCAGGGCCGCGCACCACTCGGCCAGCGACCGCGACACCACGGCGTGGCGACGCCAGTGCGCGACGTCCCACACCGCGTGACCGATCAGGCCCACGGCGATCAGCACGCGCCCGCCCTCCGGGGAGAGCCACAGCGCACCGAGGCCGAGCGCCATGAAACCGACGGCGGCGAACGGCTGCCAGCGCCAGGGCCCGGGTCGCGAGAACGTTCCCCGGACCGCGCCGACGGTGATGGCGCCCACCGCGACCGCGGTCATCGCGGCCAGCTCGACGACCGGCCCCGACGAGAGGAGCCGGGCGGTGACCACGACGACGACCAGGACGCCGAGCACCGGCCAGGACCAGCGGGGACGGACGAGCGCGGCGATCACCACGTACGCCGTCGTCGCGAGCACCAGCACCAGGAGCACGGCCGTGATGCTGTTCGGATCGTCCGTGACGAGGTTGAACGCGGCGAACGCCAGGCCGAGGAGCGCGGGCCACCGTCGTGCGAGCGCCCGGACGAATCGAGGCACCGGCGATGTCGACGCCGGGAACGAGAGGGTTGCGGACGGGGAACGCTGAGTCATGCCACGACGGTAGGTCCGGCCGGACGTCACTCTCCGGGCTCTTCCTCCGCTGCGTCCGGAATCCTGGGATACTCGTCCCACCGATGCTGACGGGAGACCCCGATGGCCGATCGTTCCACGGCGGTGCTCGCCTACGAGGGGGCGGAGCTGCTCGACATCGCCTGCATCACCACACCCTTGTCGCTGGCCAATCTCATCGGCCGGTTGCCCGATCCCTACCGGGTGCAGGTGCTGAGCCTGCACGGGGCTCCGATCCGCTGCCAGACGGGCCTGACGCTGCAGGCCGACGGGGCGCTGGAGCGCGTCCTCGGACCGGTCGACACCGTGATCGTCGCCGGTGGTGTCGGCCACCGCCGGGCCGCCGAGACCGAGCCCCTCCTGCGGCACGTGCGGCGCCTGGCGGCCACGAGCCGGCGGGTGGCCTCCGTGTGCACCGGCGCCAGCGTCCTGGCCGCCGCTGGTCTGCTCGACGGGCGGCGGGCCACCACGCACTGGTACTTCGCCGCCGACCTCGCCCGCCGCTATCCGCAGGTCACGGTGGACCCGGACCCGATCTACATCCGGGACGGGCGGATCGCGACGGCGGCCGGGGTCACCAGTGCCCTGGACCTGACCCTGTCCTTCATCGAGGAGGACCACGGGGTGCCGCTGGCCCGCCAGGTGGCCCGCAATCTCGTGACCTACCTGCAGCGGCCGGGCAACCAGGCGCAGATGAGCCTGTTCACCGGCGTGTCCGGGGAGGGCAACGACGTGGTGCAGGCAGCGATCGGGTTCATCACCACCCATCTGGACGAGGACCTGTCCACCGCCGCCGTGGCCGCTCACGTCGGGGTCAGCCCCCGCCACCTCACCCGGCTCTTCGACGCGCACCTGGGCCGGCCACCGGCCCGCTTCGTGCGGCAGGCCAGAAACGATGCCGCCGCCCGGCTGCTGGAGTCCAGTGCGCTGCCGGTCGCGGCGATCGCCCAGCGGTGCGGGTTCGGCTCCGCCGAGGCGCTGCGGCAGAGCTTCGTGAGCCAGTACGCGCTCTCGCCCACCGAGTACCGCGCCCGCTTCACCCGCCCGTCCCGTCCGGTGCCCGCGATCTGATCCTTCCGGGCGCCGGTCAGCGCAGCGACCGGCGCATGAGGACGCGGGGGAAGCCGTTCAGCGTCGAGGTCGTGTCGGCGGCCCAGGCGAAGCCGGCGCGCTCGAACATGGCGCGGGTGCCGACGTAGGCCATCGTGGTGTCGACCTTCCGGTCCCCGTTGTCGACCGGATAGCCCTCGATCGCCGGCGCGCCGTGGCCGCGGGCGTGCTCCACGGCGCCGTCGAGCAGGGCGCGGGCCACACCCCGGCCGCGCCGGCCACCGCGCACCCGGAAGCACCACACGGTCCAGACCGGGAGGTCGTCGACGTGGGGGATCGTCCTGCTGCGGCTGAAGGCGTGCAGCTCGGCCCGCGGGGCGACGCCGCACCAGCCGACCACGGTGTCCCCGTCGTAGGCGAGGATGCCGGGCGGGATCGGCCGGGCGCACAGCTCCTGCACCTTCCGGGCCCGCTCCCGGGCGCTGAGGGCGCGGTTCTCCCGGGACGGCAGCCGGTAGGTGAGGCACCAGCACACCGTCGAGTCGGGGTTCCGGGGGCCGAGGACGGTGGCGACGTCGTCGAACCGCTCGCTCGTGGCCGGCCGGATGGTGAACGGGATGGTGTCCATGGGCCATTCTCGCGCGGGCGGGGGCCGCGAGGCTCCGGGAGCGGGAAGAAGTCGATCCCGCCGTGCCGGTGTGGCCGGATCGTGATCTGCGGCCTCTGGTCGGTCTTGACCGGGCGTACAAGAATTTGACCATGCGGTCAGACACGGAGCGGGACGGGGCGGGGACGTTCACGGAGCGGGCCCGGCGTGAGCAGATCCTGGCGTGCGCGGTCGGAGCGATCGCGGAGCTGGGCTACGCCCGGGCCTCGCTGGCGGAGATCGCCCGCCGGGCGGGGGTCAGCAAGGGCGTGGTCTCCTACTACTTCCCGGGCAAGGAGCGGCTGCTCGAGCAGGCCGTGGCCGACGTCTACACCCGGGCCGGGGCGGCCATCGCCGCGGCGACCGCCGGGCGCACCGGAGCCGCGTTCCTGCGGGCCTATCTCGAGGCCAACCTCGGCTTCCTGGCCGACCACCCGGCGGACATCCGGGCGGTGACCGAGATCGTGATGAACCTGCGCGGGCCGGACGGCGCGCCCCGGTTCGCCCCGACCGGGGAGGACCCCGTGCTGGGCCACCTGGAGCAGATGCTGCGGGACGGCCAGCAGGCCGGGGAGTTCCGCGACTTCGACGCCCGCAGCATGGCCGTGCTGCTGCGCGGGGCCGTGGACACCGCCTCGGGACGGCTGGTCACCGACCCCGGCTTCGACCTCGCGGCCTACACCCGGGAGCTCGTGGCCACGGCCGAGCTCGCCACCCGCAGAGCGCGCTGAGCGCACCGTCCCCGAGGAGGACGCCATGAGCAGTCCACGCTTTTCGGCCCCCGACGACGCGCCCGAGGACGCCCCCGACGACGCCCCCGACGGCGCCCCCGACGGCCCCGCCGCGGCCCCGCGCCGGTGCGGCGGTGCCGCCGGGTGGCTGGGGGTGGACCTGGTGCTGCCCTTCGCCCTCTACTACGGGTCCCGGCTGGCCGGGGCGGACGCGTGGACGGCCCTCATGCTCGGCGCCGTCGGGCCCCTGGTGCGGGTGGTGGTCACGGCCGTGCGGGCCCGTCGGCTGGAGCGGCTGGGCCTGTTCACGCTCACCGTGCTCGCCGTGGGCACCGTCGTCGGACTGCTCAGCCCCGACCCGCGCCTGCTGCTGGCGCGGGAGAGCTGGCTGACCGCTCTGGTGGGCGGATGGATCCTGGCGTCCCTGCTGGGGGAGAGGCCGGTGCTCTACGAGGCCACGCTGCGCCTGATGCCCGCCGAGGCCGCCGAGGGATGGCGCCGGGACTGGGAGACCAGCCCCGGCTTCCGCCGGCTGCTGCGCCGGATGACCGCCGCCTTCGGCGCGGCCTTCCTGCTCGACGCCGCGGCCCGGGTGGTGATGGCCTACACGCTGCCCGTCGACGTGGTGCCCGCGGCCAGCGTCGGGCTCCTCGTGCTGCTGCTCGTGGCCGTGGTCCAGGGCGGGAAGGCCTACGGCCGGCGCCACCTGGGTCCCGGCACGGGCCAGGGCGTGCCCGGCGACCGGGTCTGAGATCGCAGCCGCCCGTCGCCCTCTGCCCGTCGTCCGCCGGCCGTCCCGAGGCGACGGGCCGCGTCGCCTCCGGGGGATCCGGAGGTCCGCCGCTGGGCGACGCCGGTGCCGCTTCCCGCCCGATGTTCGCGGAGGCGGCGCTCCGTAGCGTCGAGGTCAGCTCGACCTGACCTCCGCTCGTGAAAGGAGCACTCCGTGCACGCCCTGCGCCGCCTGGCCCTGCCCGTCCTCGTCGTCCACCTGTGGGTGACGATGACCCTGTTCGGGGCCATCGTCCTGGAGACGTTCATGGTCTACCCCAACGTCTTCGCCGATCCGCCGGCGTCCCTGGAACTGACGATGGAGTTCCTCGCCGTCAGCGGTCCGTCCGACTTCTTCCCGCCCCTCGGCTTCGCCGCCTGGGTCCTGGGCGCGGCCGCCCTCGTCCTGAACTGGCGGCTGCCCGCCGTCCGCTGGTGGGTGCTGCTGAGCCTGGCCATGTTCGTGGCCGAAGGCGTGGTCTCGATGCTCTACTTCTGGCCGCGCAACGACATCATGTTCGTCGAGGGCACCGCCGTGCACTCCGCCGAGCACCTGCGCCAGGTCGCCGCCGAGTTCGCGACCTGGCACGGCCGCTCCCGGATGGTCTTCAACACGGTCGCGGCCGTGGCCGCCTTCACCGCGTGCGCCACGGCCTACCGCCACCGGATCCTCGCGTCGGCGGCGGCCGGGGAGCGCCGCCCGCAGACATCGTCGGCCCGGGCGTAGACACTGGACAGGACACCACCGATCGGAGGAGACGCCGTGCAGGGGTCAGCCGTCGTCCTCGGGGCCGGCATCGCCGGCCTCGCCACCGCCCGCGGGCTGCTCCGCGCGGGCTGGACCGTCCACGTGCTCGAGCGCTCGCCGGGCCTGCCGGGCACCGGCACGGCCCTGGGCATGTGGCCCGAGGCCATGCACGCCCTGGACCGGCTGGGGGTGGGGGACGAGGTCCGGGCGACCTCCGTGGAGCAGCGCGGCGGGCGGCTCCTCCGGCCGGACGGCACCGTGATCGCCCGCCTGGACCTCGGCCGCCCGGTCCGGCTGGTGCCCCGGCCCGCCCTGCTGAAAGCACTGGCCGCGGCGATTCCGCCGGGAGTCATCGCGTGGAGCACCCCGGTCACGGATCACGGTGAGCTGCCCGCGGCCGACGTCGTCGTCGCCGCCGAGGGCGTCCACAGCCCCACCCGCACCGCCCTGTTCGGCACCGCCCCGCGGGCGCTGGGCACCGTTGCCTTCCGCGGCACCGTGCCCGGTCCGGCGGACGGGGTCACGGAGACCTGGGGGCCCGGGCGGCTCTTCGGCATCACCCCGCACGATGCCGGGAACACCAACTGGTTCGCGAGCATCCGCGCCGACCTCCTGCCCCCGGAAACGTCTCCGCGCAGCGCCGTCCAGCTGCTCCGTGAGCTCTACGGGGACTGGCACGCGGAGGTGCGGCGCGTGCTCGACGCCCTCGAGGACACCCCGATCGACCGGCGCACGCTGCTCGACGTCGCCCCACCGCCCTCCTACGTCAGCGGACGGACCGCCCTCCTCGGCGACGCCGCCCACGGCATGGCACCGAATCTCGGCCGGGGCGCCTGCGAGGCTCTCCTGGACGCCACGGCCCTCGTCGAGGCGCTGACCGCGGCACCGGACGTGGCCGGCGCCCTGCGCCGGTACGACGACGCCCGCCGCCGGCCGGCCACCCGCACCGTGCGCCTGGCACGCCTGGCCAACACCGTGAGCACCGCGCAGCACTTCCTGCCCGTCCGCAACACGGTCATGGCCGCGGCGTCGGGCCTGAGCCGGCTGGGGTAGCTGCGGCAGACCGGCCCTGCGGGCGACCGCCTGGACGGCCTGCACCGGGCCGAATCAGGTGCCGGGCGGCCGGTACTGGACCTGCTGGGCCCGGCGCAGGGCGTCCAGCGTCTCCTCGACGCTCATCAAAACCGTGGTCTCCAGCGAGCTGAGCGCCCCGCCTCCGCCGATGGCGAGGGCCACCGCGGCCATGGACACGTTGTCCGGTGCTTCCCAGAGGTTGTACCCGTCGTGCTCGCCGAAGGCGTACCAGAATCCGTGCAGCGTTCCGCCGACCGGTTCGATGTAGGCCCGGGCGGCCTCGCGGCGGTCCTCCGGGTGCTGGATCATCCGGGCCCAGGTCTCCGGGGTGTAGCTGAACTTCGACAGATAGAGCGGCATCGTCTCGTCCTTCCGGTGCCCGAGGACGTCCTGGTGGCTGTTCCGCCGGATACCTCGAGTGCGGTTGCCCTGACCGTAGGCACCCGGCGGGAGCCGGCCCAGGGGCATCGACCGGATCGTGGCCGGCCCGTGACTCATGACGTCTGCGTGTCGGAGTCGCACATCGTGAGCTCCGTCGGTCGTCGGCCTCTCGTGAAACGACCTCGGAGACGACCGGCCGGGCTGCTCTCGACGAGGGGAGTGGGGCCACTGCCGTCCGCGCAAGAGGGGACGTCCTCCCGGTCTTCTTCACCGGGAAACATGCCGCTGACGTGGGACGATACTGGTCAACTCCCGTTTCCCCACGTCAGGAGATCCCCGTGGAAATCATCCCTGAGGGCCGGCCCCTCCATGTGCTGGCCGTCCTGCTCGGCATGCTGCTGGGCGTCAAGGCCCCGCCCGAGTCTCGGCGCTCGCTCGCCGGGTGGACGCTGGCCGCGGTCGCCGCCACTGCCTACGCGGCTCTGGTTGCACGGGACCGGGACCGCAACGCCCAGTGGTGGCTGGCGCGCACAGCGTATGACCGTGAGGGTGTTTCGTGCCGGTGCTGCTGACGCCTCCCGACTCCATGCTGGTCCACGCCGAAGGTGAGCCCGGAGGCTCGCTCTCCCGCGAGTGTGGGCTGCCCGGCCCAAAGGCGGCCGAGGCCGGATGGAGCCATCACCGGGGCTGGTGCTGATCGGCCCGAAGCAGATGGCGGTCAAGCAGCGTCCGGCCAATGTCACCGACGGCGAGCTGCTGCAGCAGACCCAGGGCCGGCGAGACCGACCCCGGGCGGGGGCCCGGTTCGGTGCCCGGCGCCTTGGCGCGCTCCGGTGAGCCGCTGCGCCGGCCATGGCTTCCTCTGCCGGTGGACTCAGCAGGGCTTGAAGAACTTCCCGCCCGGCGCGTAGCAGCGCGGTCCCGTGTAGCCGGGAATGTCCGCGGAGTACCCGGGCGGTGCCTGGTTGACGATGTTGGCCCCCGGGTTCGGGTCGGGCTTCGGCGCGGGAGCGGGCGCCGGTGCCGGTGCCGGGGCGGGTGCGGGCGCCGGTGCGGGCACCACCGCTCGGCGCGCGGCGTCGGCCGCCGCCTGCCGGGCCGCCTCCGCCTGGCGCGCCAGCTCGTCCTGCTGGGCCGCCGCGGCCTGGCGCGCCGCCTCGGCCTGACGATCGGCCTCCGCCTGCCGGGCCGCTTCGGTCTCCGCCTGGCGGCGCTGCTCCTCGGCCTCCGCTGCGCGGCGCTGCTCGGCGGCGCGCTCCTGGAGCGCGCCGACGTCTGCCCGGACGCCCGAGAGCTTGCCCTTCAGCGACGGCAGCCCGACCAGGTGGCGCACGTGCGGGTGCGTGTCCCCGTCGACCGCGTCCAGAGCGGCCAGGAACGCGGCGGCGGTCGCGACCTCCCCGGCGGCGTCGGCGAGATCCGCCGGTGCGGCGTCGGC
Protein-coding sequences here:
- a CDS encoding GlxA family transcriptional regulator, with protein sequence MADRSTAVLAYEGAELLDIACITTPLSLANLIGRLPDPYRVQVLSLHGAPIRCQTGLTLQADGALERVLGPVDTVIVAGGVGHRRAAETEPLLRHVRRLAATSRRVASVCTGASVLAAAGLLDGRRATTHWYFAADLARRYPQVTVDPDPIYIRDGRIATAAGVTSALDLTLSFIEEDHGVPLARQVARNLVTYLQRPGNQAQMSLFTGVSGEGNDVVQAAIGFITTHLDEDLSTAAVAAHVGVSPRHLTRLFDAHLGRPPARFVRQARNDAAARLLESSALPVAAIAQRCGFGSAEALRQSFVSQYALSPTEYRARFTRPSRPVPAI
- a CDS encoding GNAT family N-acetyltransferase, with protein sequence MPFTIRPATSERFDDVATVLGPRNPDSTVCWCLTYRLPSRENRALSARERARKVQELCARPIPPGILAYDGDTVVGWCGVAPRAELHAFSRSRTIPHVDDLPVWTVWCFRVRGGRRGRGVARALLDGAVEHARGHGAPAIEGYPVDNGDRKVDTTMAYVGTRAMFERAGFAWAADTTSTLNGFPRVLMRRSLR
- a CDS encoding TetR/AcrR family transcriptional regulator codes for the protein MRSDTERDGAGTFTERARREQILACAVGAIAELGYARASLAEIARRAGVSKGVVSYYFPGKERLLEQAVADVYTRAGAAIAAATAGRTGAAFLRAYLEANLGFLADHPADIRAVTEIVMNLRGPDGAPRFAPTGEDPVLGHLEQMLRDGQQAGEFRDFDARSMAVLLRGAVDTASGRLVTDPGFDLAAYTRELVATAELATRRAR
- a CDS encoding VC0807 family protein, producing the protein MSSPRFSAPDDAPEDAPDDAPDGAPDGPAAAPRRCGGAAGWLGVDLVLPFALYYGSRLAGADAWTALMLGAVGPLVRVVVTAVRARRLERLGLFTLTVLAVGTVVGLLSPDPRLLLARESWLTALVGGWILASLLGERPVLYEATLRLMPAEAAEGWRRDWETSPGFRRLLRRMTAAFGAAFLLDAAARVVMAYTLPVDVVPAASVGLLVLLLVAVVQGGKAYGRRHLGPGTGQGVPGDRV
- a CDS encoding FAD-dependent oxidoreductase; the protein is MQGSAVVLGAGIAGLATARGLLRAGWTVHVLERSPGLPGTGTALGMWPEAMHALDRLGVGDEVRATSVEQRGGRLLRPDGTVIARLDLGRPVRLVPRPALLKALAAAIPPGVIAWSTPVTDHGELPAADVVVAAEGVHSPTRTALFGTAPRALGTVAFRGTVPGPADGVTETWGPGRLFGITPHDAGNTNWFASIRADLLPPETSPRSAVQLLRELYGDWHAEVRRVLDALEDTPIDRRTLLDVAPPPSYVSGRTALLGDAAHGMAPNLGRGACEALLDATALVEALTAAPDVAGALRRYDDARRRPATRTVRLARLANTVSTAQHFLPVRNTVMAAASGLSRLG
- a CDS encoding GYD domain-containing protein translates to MPLYLSKFSYTPETWARMIQHPEDRREAARAYIEPVGGTLHGFWYAFGEHDGYNLWEAPDNVSMAAVALAIGGGGALSSLETTVLMSVEETLDALRRAQQVQYRPPGT